The Bombus pascuorum chromosome 9, iyBomPasc1.1, whole genome shotgun sequence genome has a window encoding:
- the LOC132910649 gene encoding protein Cep78 homolog, with amino-acid sequence MAIPNSRNFANCYMELCKQQRLRPLPVICVTLPHSLDFTTDRVKMDDWGPILNSLSLDRSLRSISVRSRYQCRKPLEEINSEDKARTMGKAPVVLSRYLLEWLSHSVAQCVRNSPVLTNLELEGIPFPPDCLAVLCVGLSHTHTLHYLSLQRCYIGDSSCEVLCRTVADVPSVRSLNLSYCDLTCKCGPALAAALCRQKLLLYHDTWKQSLRYQEPNLEAMSGLRRLTLNDNPQLGDAAVIELIEAVRDSLWLKALDLQRCGLTDKIGKDLLELLDHNNTLSILDVRQNANLNEALVKEVVKRLEENNVDTKSEYRWLGLPQHDRRVVSAGTGKRNENENHGKPPIRPRSAITEYKRTYQSARRKTVNLVNDAKKTKMRPHVPPYKNRQSHHQEQQQIVQNGQTKSKISLHLDLQSHIQPVMGDACQNNVQSYTDSVQADTDRSSSKNLELIKVDVATQMTDDLETEDSARIQKIQIQLAEAKAEHDRLLEDTRRSGLLLAEEQGRREAAEEQLNEMKNNLTELENALKEKEQETSGFLLLSQQSFDEICSSFDRLLNMLDSVTKTPSVNRRDTTEAAIVKADIKRRVASVIRETKSENLRRGFIVDIDEDDSIRYTEPIKKFAKSESDMRSALPPISTYHLERNIGDSPDIGSPTLQRVSRNEKHMMSPRARARALFAQIIQGDTVLDFYNHMD; translated from the coding sequence ATGGCGATTCCGAACAGCCGAAACTTCGCCAACTGCTACATGGAACTGTGCAAACAACAACGTCTTCGTCCCTTGCCAGTTATCTGCGTGACACTGCCCCATAGTTTAGATTTCACCACCGATCGCGTCAAAATGGACGACTGGGGTCCCATTTTAAATTCTCTGTCGCTTGATCGTAGCCTACGATCAATTAGTGTTCGCAGTAGGTATCAGTGTCGGAAACCATTGGAAGAAATTAACTCGGAAGACAAGGCTAGAACGATGGGCAAGGCACCTGTCGTATTGTCTCGGTATCTTTTAGAATGGTTGTCGCATAGTGTGGCTCAGTGCGTCAGAAACTCGCCGGTTCTAACTAATCTGGAGCTGGAAGGAATCCCTTTTCCGCCAGACTGCTTGGCGGTGCTTTGCGTGGGTCTATCACACACGCACACGCTCCATTATCTCTCTCTTCAGCGTTGTTACATCGGTGACAGCTCTTGCGAAGTTTTATGTCGCACGGTGGCCGACGTCCCAAGCGTCAGGTCACTGAATCTCAGCTATTGTGACTTAACGTGCAAATGTGGGCCAGCCCTGGCAGCGGCGTTGTGCAGACAAAAGTTGTTGCTCTATCACGATACTTGGAAGCAATCACTCAGGTACCAAGAGCCGAATCTCGAGGCAATGTCTGGGTTACGTCGTTTGACGCTGAACGATAATCCTCAATTGGGTGACGCGGCGGTGATCGAACTGATCGAAGCAGTGAGAGACAGTCTTTGGCTGAAGGCGTTGGACCTGCAGCGCTGTGGATTGACCGATAAGATCGGTAAAGATCTTCTGGAACTACTGGATCATAATAACACTCTGAGTATTCTGGACGTTAGACAAAATGCGAACTTGAACGAGGCACTGGTAAAGGAGGTGGTCAAGAGGCTAGAGGAGAATAACGTTGATACGAAGTCTGAATACCGATGGCTGGGTTTACCACAACACGATCGAAGAGTGGTATCAGCTGGCACTGGAAAGAGGAACGAGAACGAGAATCACGGGAAACCTCCAATCAGACCACGTAGCGCTATAACAGAGTATAAGAGGACTTATCAGTCTGCACGGAGAAAGACAGTTAATCTGGTGAATGACgcgaaaaaaacgaaaatgagACCTCACGTTCCACCGTATAAAAACAGACAGTCACATCATCAAGAGCAACAGCAGATCGTTCAAAATGGTCAGACCAAGTCGAAGATATCTCTCCATTTGGATCTCCAGTCTCACATACAACCTGTGATGGGCGATGCTTGTCAAAACAATGTTCAATCGTACACGGATAGTGTTCAGGCTGATACCGACAGATCCTCTTCGAAGaatttagaattaataaaGGTCGATGTTGCGACTCAGATGACGGATGATCTAGAGACAGAGGATTCTGCTAGAATTCAGAAGATCCAGATTCAGTTAGCTGAAGCAAAGGCTGAACACGATCGTCTTCTCGAAGATACGAGACGAAGCGGGTTATTGCTGGCTGAAGAACAAGGGCGCCGTGAGGCTGCCGAGGAGCAGTTGAACGAGATGAAGAACAATCTGACTGAGCTGGAGAACGCTTTGAAAGAGAAGGAACAGGAAACGAGCGGATTTCTGTTGCTTAGCCAGCAGTCTTTTGATGAGATTTGTAGCTCCTTCGATAGATTGCTGAACATGCTGGACAGCGTGACGAAAACTCCGAGCGTTAATAGGAGGGACACGACGGAAGCCGCCATTGTCAAGGCGGATATAAAGAGACGGGTCGCTTCTGTCATCAGGGAAACGAAATCGGAGAATCTGAGGCGAGGATTCATCGTGGATATCGACGAGGACGACTCGATCAGGTACACAGAGCCGATCAAGAAATTTGCCAAGTCGGAAAGCGACATGAGATCCGCGTTACCACCGATATCGACGTATCATTTGGAAAGGAATATAGGAGATAGTCCAGATATAGGTTCACCAACCTTGCAAAGGGTTTCGCGTAATGAAAAGCATATGATGTCTCCCAGAGCGAGGGCCAGGGCGTTATTCGCCCAAATTATTCAAGGGGACACTGTGCTTGATTTTTACAATCATATGGATTAG